The genomic segment TGGTCATAAAGAAGTATATCCCCATTTGGAGACCAAACTGGCGTATTCGCTCTATTGCCAGTTTCATCAACAACCTTCTTAACCCCCGTCCCATCACGATTTACAATATAGATTGTTTGTCTATGAACAAAACCTATAAATGGAAAGTGATTTAGCCAAGCAAAGGCAAGTTGCTCCCCAGAAGGCGACCATGCAGGCATCCACATCCAGGGTATAGCATCCTCAGGAAGCAGTAGCTTCTGTCTGCGTGTTTGAAGATTGAACAGCCAAATTCGGGTATGGCCCGCCTTGCCAGTAACAAACGCGATCTCTGTTCCATCCGGGGACCACGCCGGGGCATGACCAAACACTATTTTTTCTTCATTCGTCCCATCTATTTTAGCAGTGTAGATCCAACTTTCATCAGCTTCAACGCGTTGGTAAGCAATCCGTTTTCCATCCGGGGACCATGTTGGATGCTCTCTGTGTGCCACCTTCCTGAAGACCCGTCTGACGTTAGACCCATCCGGTTCCATCAAATATAAGTCGCGCTCCCGAACTCGATCTGAAACGAAAAGGATTTGTTCACCTGTGGGGGACCAGACAGCATCAAAGTCAGCTGCGCGGTTGCGCGTCAAGTTCACCGGCTCCGTGCCATCAGGATTCATGATGTAGACTTCCATGTTGTCATCCCGGAAAGAACTAAACACTATTTTCGCAGTCGTCGGGACTTCCCCCCACACTGGACAGACCAGCGTTAGGTTGTATGCACAAAATAGCAACAAACTAAAACCTTTCATCGGATTTCCCCCGCAAGGCAACTCTAAATAATACTTACCTGCCTCAAATCTCCAGCGAGAAGTGGCTGTTTACAAAAGCCCGCCACTCTGGAAAAACTGGAAAACTGACGCAATTCGGTAAACATCCACTTTTGTATCAAAACGTTCAAGATGGCTGGTCTGAAAACCTATTTCCTTTCTAAGACTATCTTGTGATTTGAATGAGAAGTTCCAAATCCGTTTCTATCGTAAATTTACATCCTCAGCCTTTCTGAACCTTTTCCAATATGAATTTGTACTATCCATTTTATACCACATTAACCTTGTTTTTACTATCTTTTCTGTTCGCAGATAGGGATTAAAAACAGGACTTACGCATGCTATGCTTTTGTAGGATAAACTTTTGATTTGTGTCAGGAGTGTTATGCCTTACAAAGTTTCATGCCATACTGTGTTTATACGATGAATACTCTGAACCTTTGCTATGGCCGCTGTTTCTTGCCTTAAAAACTTGACGAACTACGGAATTTGTGATAGCATTTAAGGCAACCTCTAATTCTATTTGTCTAAAATTGATGCCCAAATAACAAAAGGAGCATTTATGAAATTTAGGTTTTTTTTCGTATGGAGTATCCTCGGTATGGCGACGCTATTTTTCTCATATAACGGTTTCGCCCAAGATTCGCCGCAATGGCATTTACCCGAAGGTGCCACGGCGCGCCTCGGCAAAGGATGGCTCTCTGAAATTCGGTATTCACCGGACGGCACACGGCTCGCTGCTGGCGGTTCCCTCGGCGTTTGGATCTACGATACCGCAACTGGTGAACCCATCTCGCTGTTTACTGCGGGTGGTTATAATATTGTGGCACTCACATATTCCCCTGATGGCAGCATGATTGCCGGTGGAAGTTGGGACGGCACTGTCCGCTTATGGGATCCTGAAACCGGTGACGTATTACATTCCCTTGAGGGACATGAAAGAAGCGTCAACACCCTCGTTTTCAGTTCCGATGGAACGATGCTTGCCAGTGGCAGTAGAGACGACACCATCGGACTATGGAATCTCGAAACAGGCGAACTCTTGAACACACTTGAAGGGCATACAGAAGGCGTTACCAGCCTCGTTTTCAGTTCCGACGGGAGCATGATCATCAGTGGAAGTCGGGACGATACGATTCGTATATGGGAGGTCGCCACGGGTGAACTCAAGCAAACACTTGAAGAGCATCGCGATGATGTCGGCAGCATTGCGCTCAGTCCTGATGGAAGCACACTCGCCAGTGGCGATTTGAACGCAATGATCCACCTCTGGGACGCTGCCACATGGACAGTTAAACAGACCCTTGTTGGACATACATCGCATATCTATGACCTGACCTATAGTCCTGACGGCAGCCTCCTCGCAAGTGCGGGTGAAGACGATACCGTCCGGTTGTGGGATGCAGACGCAGGGACACACCTCATAACCTTGACCGATCACACCGCTGATGTCTATGCGGTCACTTTTACGCCGGATGGGAGTATGCTCACCAGTGGCGCATGGGACGCTTCCATCCGCTCATGGGATCCCGCTACAGGTACACATCTAAAAACGATTACAGGGCACACAGATGTTGTCGCGAGCGTTACTTTCAGCGCAGATGGCACGACCCTCGCCACACGGAGTTGGGACAAAACCATTCGCTTATGGGATGCTACCACCGGTCAACTCCGCCATACACTCATCGGACACCGCGGGGATGTTGATGTTGTTGTGTTCAGCCCCGACGGCCTCACACTCGCCAGCGGCAGCCAAGACGATACCGTCCGGTTGTGGGATGCAACCACGGGTGAACATATCAGGACGCTCAGGGGGCATTATTCTTACCTCATAAGCCTCGCATTCAGTCCGGATGGCAGTATACTCGCCAGCGGCAGTGAGGACGATAGCATCCGATTATGGGATGCAACCACAGGCGCGCACATAAGAACCCTATGGGAACACGAAGCAGGCGTGGAAACCTTGTCCTTCAGTCCGGATGGCAGCAGGCTCGCCAGCGGCAGTCGAGACAATACCATCCGTCTCTGGGATGTCGAAACACATGAGGTCCTCCACACCATCACCGAACACGAAGATGATGTCTGGACAGTCGCGTTCAGTCCGGATGGCAGGACCCTCGCCAGTGGC from the Candidatus Poribacteria bacterium genome contains:
- a CDS encoding T9SS type A sorting domain-containing protein; the protein is MATLFFSYNGFAQDSPQWHLPEGATARLGKGWLSEIRYSPDGTRLAAGGSLGVWIYDTATGEPISLFTAGGYNIVALTYSPDGSMIAGGSWDGTVRLWDPETGDVLHSLEGHERSVNTLVFSSDGTMLASGSRDDTIGLWNLETGELLNTLEGHTEGVTSLVFSSDGSMIISGSRDDTIRIWEVATGELKQTLEEHRDDVGSIALSPDGSTLASGDLNAMIHLWDAATWTVKQTLVGHTSHIYDLTYSPDGSLLASAGEDDTVRLWDADAGTHLITLTDHTADVYAVTFTPDGSMLTSGAWDASIRSWDPATGTHLKTITGHTDVVASVTFSADGTTLATRSWDKTIRLWDATTGQLRHTLIGHRGDVDVVVFSPDGLTLASGSQDDTVRLWDATTGEHIRTLRGHYSYLISLAFSPDGSILASGSEDDSIRLWDATTGAHIRTLWEHEAGVETLSFSPDGSRLASGSRDNTIRLWDVETHEVLHTITEHEDDVWTVAFSPDGRTLASGGGDTVSLWDVVTAERQQTFVKPIDPETIVEDPEASEGDAPAENPANATSIVFSPDGAILVSGSYDATIRLWDIGTGEQLETLEGHTYSITSVAVSPDGSTIASGSFDGTVLLWKFPMLTGAAEALADVNGDGVVNIQDVVLIAAEFGAAGGKRTDLNDDGFVNFQDLVLVANAFGNVAGAPSAHALSAAQVEQWLRLAKRETSRSLETSMPDRLAYQRGIRVLEQLLRTFAPQRTALFANYPNPFNPETWIPYQLAVPGDVSISIYAANGQLVRTLSLGHQPIGIYESRSRAAYWDGRNTLGESVASGVYFYTLTAGDFTATRRMLILK